GGCAACGATTTAGGTTTTAGCAACAAATCCCTCGGTATAGATAAGAAACTCGTCGACTTCGTGTCAGGATTGAAGCTGACAAGCATTAGCACATCGGTATTCATTACCCCACCACCACCGTCCCGACTATCTACCCCGGCAAGCAGAAAAATCATAGGTTCAACCGATACCGTCGCCTTTTTTTCCTCTGGGGCAGCGGTTGGCTGGACGTTGACTGGAGCAGCCATGCGCTCTATCGCGTTATCCGTCTTTTTGTATAAATACCCTGCATATACTCCAATTCCGATAATCGTTGCGCCTAAGACAAGTCCAATGCTCGTCAGAATTTTACGAGTTGTTGTCCACTTGCGTTTGTTAGTCATAATTCCCTCCACTCAGTTCCAGTAGCTTTTTCAATCCGTGCTTTCATCCTTATGGACTTTCACACTTAGCACTATGCCAATCGCAATCATATTAGTAAGTAACGAGCTACCTCCATAACTAATAAACGGCAAGGATATCCCCGTCAGGGGCAGCAATCCAAGATGCATTCCAAGGTTAACAGAAACTTGAAAGATAATCATGGCGATAAACCCGGTGACAACATATGCCCCTGCACGGTCCCTGCTTTCGAGTGCGATAAAGATCATTCGATAGACGAGCAATAAATATAGCATCAGCAAAATGGATGAACCTATAAAACCGTATTTTGCACCGATGACTACATAGATCGAATCGGAATACGCGTATGGAATATATCCTTTTCGCAAAAAAATACCTTCACTACCCGATAATCCACCGGAGCCAATGGCTATCATTGCGTTTTTGACATGCCAAGATTTATCGGGATCACTCTGCGGGTCCAAAAAAGCCTGAATTCGTGACAATTGATGGGGCTCGACAATCTTGGATAACAAGTCGAAGTTGGCATAATAGAGCCATAATATCGTGCCAATCGAAATAATCACCACACCGAGGATCAAGATCATATATAGAGCACGGATGTTACCTATCCAAAGCATACTAAGCAATATGCCCGCAAAAACGAGCGCTGTACCCAAATCGGGTTGATCCATGATCAAAATAAAAGGAATTAAAAAAACGAAACAAACCGGCACTAAATCTTGAAAAAAGCGAAGCTGCTGTCCTTCTCGTTTACCCAATAGATGAGCAATGAGCAGCACCGTACATATTTTAGCCAGCTCGGAGGGCTGGAGCTGAAAGCTTCCAATACTTAACCAACGCACGGCACCATTGAGGTTCTCCCCAACCAGCTTAACTAGCACAAGTAGACCAATACCCACGCTATAAAAGAGATATGCTAACCAACCTAATAGAATCTTATAATCTACCAATGCGATGAATAACATGGGTATGCAAAATAAAGCAAATAAATACAACGAACTGATGTAAAGACCATCTAACCGTGTATCCGTAGTCGCGCCATAAATAGCAACAGTACCAATACCAACTAGGCATGTTACGAGAAACAGTACGGATCTGTCCAGCTTTGCAATTTTGGTGGTGAGAAACATGATACAACCTCTATTTAATTTCTGTATTTTTCTTGTTGTAAAATGAGCATCATAAATAATCCGCCTGAGCACTAATACATCTTGTTTCAAGATGAAGCTGAAGTGCAGCGGATTATAAAGTGGTATGATTATCTCAGATCAAATTTGTCCTGATACGCCTTCTTCGATAACAGCTTTAATTTATCTTCACTCAGCGTATAAATATCCAGCCCGTTCCCTGCCTCGCCCAATGACCAGCCCAGCGCGAGCTCGTTATGGCCATCATCATCGACATCATAGAATTCGGCATAATCCAAGCCATACCCAAACCCCTCAACCTCCGAAATCTTTTGCCACGCTTCATTTTCCTGCCTAAGCAGCATTGCTTTTATAGAAGAACCTTTGTTTTTGCTGTATTCATATACAACTACCGCTTCATCGATTCCGTCTCCATCCATATCCCCAAAGGAGATAGCATTATCCTCTTGTCCATCCAACGGAGTTATCAATTGAGCTTTGTCGGGAAGCCATTTGATAAATTCCTGGCTCGTTTTGTCTCGCTGCAGGCTTGCTTCTGATGATGGAGGCTTAATCAGCTCTCCTGGTGTCGCCGGCACTCCGCATCCTCCGAGCAAAAGTATCGTTGTTAACATAGCACCTATCTTTATGAATTTGCTCGGCATTTGGATCATCGACTCCTCGCTTGTCCGCATATATAGTATTTTATCTGTGAAAGAGATGAAAGTGGTTATGAAATAGTTAAATTTGAGCTCTATTTATATCGGCAAGTCAAATTGGACAATCGTCCCCTTACCTAAAGTACTGCTTATACGCAGCTCGCCATGATGCAACGTAATAATCTGTTCCGAGATGGACAGTCCCAAACCGCTGCCTGACGCCTGTTGATCCCCTTTGTAGAATTTTCGCCGCACATTCTCTAAATCCGCTTCTGCGATGCCTGACCCAGTATCCTCAACCGTAATTACAACTTTCCCTGGAACCGTATGGGCAGTAATAAGAATTCGACCAGAGGAGCTAGTAAATTTGAGCGAATTATCAATGAGATTAATCATGACTTGCTTCACACGATTCTCGTCAGCTTGAATGACAGGCAGATTCTCTTCTATTTTCACTTCGAGCAAGATGCCTTGTCTGGTTGCTCTAGGGGTGAGTTGTCTGCCAATATGCTGCAACAGCTCTGTTAGCTCCACAGTTGTGAGGTGAATTGCGATTCTTCCGTTATCCAATTTGGAGAAATCCAATAATTCATCCACCATATGAGTTAACCTGTCACTTTCAGATTCAATGATATCTAGCCCATCATGAAACAGAGCCTGGTTACTCTCCCCACCCGCCTTCAAGGTGATTACCCAGCCTTTGATCGAGGTCAATGGCGTACGCAGTTCATGGGATACGGATGCGATAAAATCATTCTTAAGCTGTTCACTTTTCGAGATTCGACTGGCCATCATATTCAATGTATCTGCCAAGGAACCAAGCTCGTCTTGATAGCGCTTTTGTACTCTTATGCTAAAATCTCCTTCAGACATTTGGTCTGCTGCCTGTTTCAGATCTTTAATGGATCTGGTTATGGTCCAAGATAGTAATAATCCAAGCAAGGTGACGATACCAATCACGAGCAAACCTACCCCGATCAGCAAAACCGCAATTTGATTTACTGTATGTATCGTTTCCGTTAAGGAGGTAATAAACCTCACTTCCCCGACGATGTTACCTTTGGCTTGTAAAGGATACGACACCGTAAAAATAGCTTCCTCCGTTACAGGGTCCTCACCCTTCCAACTGTCAGGCTGCCCTTGTATGGCTGCTTGCACATCCATGTTATCTGTCATCGTAAAATCGCCTTGGATTCCATTAGAATCCTGCAGCAGCCGACCTTCAGCATTAATAATCTGTACCTGTGCATCGGAATGGCTGGCAAAGCCCTTTAACAGCCTATCCGATTGTGCCTCTAAATCCTCGTCGCTAAAATATTGCTGATAAAAAGAAGCCGACAGTTCTGCTTGATTCATCAGGGTTTGCTCTATATTATGAAAATAATAATAACGTACAGATAAATTAAGAATAATCTCAAGAATGAGCACAGTAAGACAAATCACTACAAAATAGCTTCCTACTAATCTTTTCTGAATACCCATTCTTCAACCATCCTTTCTAAAGCGGTATCCGAGCCCCCATACAGTCTCAATCCAATGCGGGTTAGAGGCGTCCTCTTCAATCTTCTCTCTTAGCTTACGCACGTGAACATCTACTGTCTTTGGATCACCAATAAAATCCTCACCCCAGACCAGGTTCATTAATTCATTCCTAGATAGTGCTGTATCCGGATGCTCTAAAAAGGTCTTCATCAACTGGAATTCCTTCGGGGTTAATTCAATAATGTCATCGTGCTTAAACATCTTGTTCGAGTTCAAATCCAGACGAATCGGTCCAGCTTGAAGGATAGTTTTTTGCGGTTTTAAAGCTGTTTCTGTACGACGCAATATCGCTTTGATCCGTGCCACCAGTTCTAATGGATTAAAAGGTTTCACAATGTAATCGTCGGCACCCATTTCAAGGCCATTGATTTTATCCAGATCTTGTCCTCTTGCTGTTAAAAAAATGATAATGACCCCAGGGTCCTGCTCTCTTAGCTTCCGGCAGATCTCAAACCCATTTAAATCCGGCAACATGATGTCCAGAACAATAACGTCTGGCCGGTTCGCCTCAAAGCTCTGCAATGCTGCTTCTCCACAAGCAGCCTCACTAACCACAAACCCACTATTCGTTAAATTGATAGCTATAAACCTTCTAATATTATCGTCATCTTCCACAATAAGTACTTGATTGCGTTCTACAGTGTTCATGCTCTTCACCCCTATAACCCAGTATTCAAACATGCAAAAAAAACAAAAAAACTCTCCCAGTAAAGAGAGAGTCTTGTCTCAGATCCCTGTAATTAAATCACAAGTGGATATTACTCTATATCTCTATGCTTGTCAAAAATCTAATCCAAATACACAGCCTTACCCGTTTGTGCAGATTCATAAATCGCTTCTAATATTTGCGAAACAACATATGCCTGTTCAGGTGTTACAACCGGGTCTTTATCCTGTTCAATAGCCTCGATCCACTTTCTTAATTCGATGTCAGGTGCACTTTCTGCTTTACCTTCATAGTAAGCCACGCCGCCTGCCCCAAGCTCAATTTTATTAGTGTACAGCTTGCTGAATTTCTCTCCGTTAATTCTAAGTCCATCCTTCATATCTGCACCTGCTTCAGTCCCGCTCAAGCTGCATTTCGCTTCATGCACATCCAGAGAATTGAGTGCCCAGCTCGCTTCCAGCATAATTGTAGCGCCATTCTCCATTACGACCATCCCAAAGGCTGAGTCCTCCACGGTGAACTTTTTAGGGTCCCAAGGTCCCCAAGCGTTGGCGGCCTCTTCTTTTTGAGACAGTTCGTGATATTTGGTGCCCAGCACGACTTTTGGTTTATAGTTATCCATCATCCACAGCGTTAGATCCAGCGCATGGGTTCCGATATCGATCAGAGGTCCTCCACCTTGCTTCTCTTCATCGAGGAATACTCCCCATGTCGGTACCGCTCTCCGTCTGATGGCGTGTGCTTTTGCAAAATAGATATGACCAAGCTCCCCGGACTCACATGCTTTTTTCAAATATAAGCTGTCTTCTCTGTAGCGGTTGTCATATCCAATGGTTAGTTTCTTGCCTGTACGTTTCGCTGCTTCCACCATTCGTTTGGCATCTGCTGCCGTCTTGGCCATTGGTTTTTCGCACATAACATGTTTTCCTGCTTCAAGGGCTGCAATTGAAATTTCTGCATGAGCATCATTCGGCGTAAGCACATGAATAATATCAATCGAATGATCTTTTAATAGTTCTGTGTAATCCGTATATACAGCAGCTTCGCTAGTACCGTATTTCTCCGCTGCTTCATCAGCACGTTCTTTAATAATGTCACAAAAAGCTACGATTTCCACTTTACTTTGCTTGCTCAAACTTGGAAGATGCTTGCCATTCGCAATTCCACCACATCCAATAATTCCTACGCGAAACACTTTACTCATATCTTTCACCCTCACTTCTAATTAGTTTGTTTTGTATTTCGATAAGTTGCTGGAGTCATGCCTAACCGCTTGCGAAATACGATATGCAAATACGTGGCATTCGTAAATCCTTCCGTTTGAGCGATTTGTTCGATCGGACAATTGCTTTCTTCAAGCTTACGGCAGACCGCTTTCAACCTTATATCCTCAAGCGCCCTACTGAAAGATTGATCGGCGTTAACTTGTTTAAACACTCGCTGCAGCTGCCTTGAACTAATATTCAGCTTTTCAGCAACATTCTCCAAGGTAACAGCTCCTGAATAATTAGCTTCCATATATTGAATGGCATATTGGTACCGATAAGTTGACATATCTCTAACAGGTGCTTCTGTTCGAATTCCACCTGCATCATACGCTCTTACTGCCTTTAATAAAATGCTGATTACGAGATGTTTAATGGAAGTGTAATATCCCGTCAGTTTACCTTCACAAGCTTCATAGGCTTCAAGAAAACATTTCATAGCGCTGTGATAATCTTGCGCTGGAACTAGTGGTAGCTGCTTTAGCTTCTGAACACAGGTCTCAGCCTCCGCAACCTCCCAAGGATCAACCTCCTCTCTGATCTTCTCTTTGATGTCCACATGTAGACACAGTTCTTCCATAGAATCATCTGGATCCGCCTCTTGGCGGTGCATGACACCCGGTCCGGTTAAATAAAACATTCCCTCAGACAAGGGGTATTTTAAATCGCCAAGAGTCACTTCTCCCTTTCCTCTTGGAATAAAATGAAATTCGAATTCAGAATGATTATGGAAATCTATGACTCTTCCCGGCGGAAAAGAGGTCAAATGAAATCTAAGAACTGTTATCTCGTAATGTCCCCATTGGATTGAAATATCCAATCTTTCGAGCATATCATGCTTCTCAAACATCATCTCATAGGGAAAGTTACTCAATGTTAAATCCTCCTAACAGGTGGAGACCGGTTAAGCGTCTAGATCTGCTAACCGAATCATACGAGCTTCTTTAGCAGAACGATTCGCCGCCTCCATTAATCTCGTAAGCTCCACAGCAATTTGAACATTCTCGGTGGCGAAAGTATCCTTTTGGATATGATTAACCCACTGATGGAATGCGCTTTCACGATTAGCATGTAGCGCTACTTCTTTCCATCCTTCCTCTTTGTCAGCGGATTTGTTACTTCTAAGAAGAAGCTTATCCTCTGGTGTTCCGTAAAGAAGAGTTCCCTCGGTTCCATGTACCTCGATGGTAAACGGCGAATGACTATTCACGAAACCAGCCTCGACCACACCAATTGCTCCTGATTTCGTAAATAATGTTACCACTGCATTATCTTCTACTTCCTTGCCCGTTACATAACCAAAATTAGCACTTACACCAGTCACTTCTTGACCTAAGAAAAGCTTTGTCAAATACATAGGATGACAGCCCAGATCAATCAAAGCTCCGCCACCACATTGTTCCAAGCTATAGAAATGATCGGGAAGCCAGTTTGCTGTAGCCCCATTATGGGATAAGCGTACTCTAACGTAAGTAATCTCTCCGAGCAGTTCTTGACTTAGAACCTCTTGAATCGTTAATGCGTATCCATCATTTAGACGTGGCAAGGATACGGTCAGCTTCACCTCGTTCTCTTCCACTGCACTTATGATCTCTTCAACTTCTTTATGTGTGGGGGCAATTACTTTTTCCGTAAAAATATGTTTGCCCGCTTTAGCCGCAGCAACAATTACATCTCTGTGCACATTGGTCGGCGCATCCACTATGACGGCATCTATATCCTCTTGCGCAAGCAGTTCATCCAGTGATTCGAAAAAAGGAACATTTAAGCTTTCGGCAGCTTTTTTCCCACGCTCTGCATCTTCATCCCAAACTGCAGCCAATACAGTATCCTCATGTTCTTGAGCTTGCTTCGTATAGTCCCAAGCATGTACATGCCAATAGCTAATCTTACCAATTCTTATCGTCATTTGCTTGTGCCTCCCGTATATATGTTATTCTGACATCTACTAATAAAATATCACATAACAAAGCCCTTTATTAGTAGGAAAATGCGACATTATATATATAATATTACGACGCTATCGTTTCATATGATGTACAATTTCCATTTAATCACTTCTTACATTACACAACCAAACCATATGATCGGAATTGGGTCCCCAATAATCTTTTACTACCTTATAAGGCTCCCCAAATTTACGCTTCCACTTGATTTGTGCACGTTTATAGCCACTGTCCAAACAAAATTGCTCTATCCCTTGTTCGTTTAGAAATATCGTCATTTTCTTAATTAATGCCGAACCAATCCCTTGCCCCTGATAGCTTGGCAACACGTATAAACTCCCCAATTCCCCCAAATGATCCAACTGATGTTCTGTACAGATTTGAATAGTCTCACCACAGGGACCATAGGAAATCGTACCCACAACCTTCTCATTGATTTTAGCGATAAAGAAATAAATATCCGAGTTTGCCTGTTCCAGTGAAGATAGCGCCTTTTGCTTTTTATGATCGGTTTCACTTTGTATATCCTCAAGTAAGTGACCTAATCCCTCTTTGTAAAAGGCATCCGATATTGATTCTTCAAATACCCGGCATGTAGATACATAATCGCCCTCGGTGAGTGTACTAATAGTTAAATGCTTTGTCTCATTCATTATGTTGATCTCCTCTGCAATAATGTACTATAAACAATCAAGTTATGAGGTTTATATTCATAAGACAACTTTTACTGGAGGTCATCATGAATATAATTTCCTTTTTTCTCTATTGCATTGTAGTTACATGTTCACCCGGTCCTGCCAATATTGTTATTCTTTCTTCCGTGCAACATTCAGGGGCTAAGAAAACCATGCGGTATGTATACGGGGCTACGATGGCTTTTGGTCTATTGCTTATCCTTTCTACCTTGATGAATCGTGTTCTGGTGGAGGTTATCCCAAATATCCTGATCATTATGCAAGTCGTCGGAAGTATATATATGCTCTATCTTGCTTATAAAATCTTTAAAATGGGTGCAATGGAAGACCAGCCTAATCCAAATGCCAATTTTCGGTCAGGTTTACTTATGCAGCTTGTGAATCCTAAAGTGCTCTTATTTACTTTAACAGTCATTCCCAGCTATGTAATGCCATTCTATACTTCTTCTCTCACCTTATTTATGTTTGTTATAATTATAACTGTGATCGGATTTTTTGCTTTTACGACATGGGTTGTATTTGGGGCAATCTTCAGAGCATTTCTGCAAAATCACCAAAAAGTTCTAAATACTTTGATGGCACTATTTTTAGTATACTCTGCCATTATGATATCGGGAATCCTATAAGTCGTGGAGGTTAAGAGCGTGGAGAAATTCAACTATAAAAAGTCAGCAGATATCCTAACATTGTCAGCTAGCATGAGTGATTTCACTTATAAAAAACATTGCCATGAGGAATACGCAATCGGTGTCACCTTACGTGGCATTCAGCAATATAACCTTGATGGTAGCTTGCAATCCTCTCATAAAAATGGCGTAATGCTATTTAATCCCGAGCAAACGCATGACGGCAATTCATATGATAAAGCAGGTATTGATTATGTCATGCTATATATCAAGCCAACCTTGATACAAGAGATCCTAGGAAAAAAGGAACTTCGCTTCGCCTCTCCCATCCTATACGATGACAAATTGGTACAGTGCATATTAGCGCTAAGTCATGCCATCCAGAATGGCAAAGAGGAGTCCTTGTGCAGTGAGCTGTTGTTAAACCTGGTTCATCAAGTATCTAATACTGAACTAGTTACAGAGCACAGGATAAATAATAAATTTGTCAAAAAAGCAAAGGAAATGATGTACTGCAGTTTAGAACATGTACTGAAACTAGATGATCTCTGTAAAGAGTTTGGACTTTCCAAATATCAATTTATCCGAGAGTTTAAGACACATACAGGAATATCACCTTATCAATTTTTCTTAAATTGCAAGGTAGAGCATGCCAAGCAGTCCATTGAGAAAACTAAGGATATCTATGCCGCTGTAGTAGATTGTGGATTTGTGGATTTAACTCATTTGAACCGGCATTTTAAAAGCGTGTTTGGCATAACCGCACATGAATACAGGTTACAACTGCATTGAGCAGAAGTAACCTGTATTCATCATGATTTATGAAATTTGACCATTCACCATTGTCCAGCACACTTTAAATTCATCATCCAAGAGGACCAGATCAGCATCAAAGCCGGATGTTATTGTCCCCTTTTGTTGAAGTCCAAGAATATTGGCCGGCGTAGTTGAAGCCATCTTTACGGCGTCTATCAATGGAATTCCAGTTTCGACAGTATAACGTAAAGCTTCATTCATAGTCACTGTGCTTGAAGCTAGCGTTCCATCCTTCAGTCTCGCTACCCCCTCGGATACCGTAACATGATGGCCTCCGAACATATAATCCCCATCACCTAGTCCCATAGCTTGCAGTGCATCTGTAATCAAGACCATTCCTTCTGGTCCTTTCAAGGTATGCATTAATCGAATAATTGCAGGATGCAGATGGACGTTGTCCACAATCGCTTGAAGACTTACATGCTTCTCTTCAAAAGCAGCCACAATTACCCCTGGATCTCGATGATGGATAGGCCGCATGCCATTAAAACAATGCGTAACATGACTTGCCCCCGACGCAAAGGCTTGTTTAGCTTCTTCATATGTGGCATCCGAATGAGCGATGGCTATAACTACACCCTTTTCTTTCAAAAAGGAAATGAGCTCCATCCCTCCCGGTAACTCCGGAGCAATTGTAACCATCTTAATGAGTGAACCCGCTTCTT
This genomic stretch from Paenibacillus sp. FSL H7-0737 harbors:
- a CDS encoding FtsW/RodA/SpoVE family cell cycle protein gives rise to the protein MFLTTKIAKLDRSVLFLVTCLVGIGTVAIYGATTDTRLDGLYISSLYLFALFCIPMLFIALVDYKILLGWLAYLFYSVGIGLLVLVKLVGENLNGAVRWLSIGSFQLQPSELAKICTVLLIAHLLGKREGQQLRFFQDLVPVCFVFLIPFILIMDQPDLGTALVFAGILLSMLWIGNIRALYMILILGVVIISIGTILWLYYANFDLLSKIVEPHQLSRIQAFLDPQSDPDKSWHVKNAMIAIGSGGLSGSEGIFLRKGYIPYAYSDSIYVVIGAKYGFIGSSILLMLYLLLVYRMIFIALESRDRAGAYVVTGFIAMIIFQVSVNLGMHLGLLPLTGISLPFISYGGSSLLTNMIAIGIVLSVKVHKDESTD
- a CDS encoding sensor histidine kinase, which translates into the protein MGIQKRLVGSYFVVICLTVLILEIILNLSVRYYYFHNIEQTLMNQAELSASFYQQYFSDEDLEAQSDRLLKGFASHSDAQVQIINAEGRLLQDSNGIQGDFTMTDNMDVQAAIQGQPDSWKGEDPVTEEAIFTVSYPLQAKGNIVGEVRFITSLTETIHTVNQIAVLLIGVGLLVIGIVTLLGLLLSWTITRSIKDLKQAADQMSEGDFSIRVQKRYQDELGSLADTLNMMASRISKSEQLKNDFIASVSHELRTPLTSIKGWVITLKAGGESNQALFHDGLDIIESESDRLTHMVDELLDFSKLDNGRIAIHLTTVELTELLQHIGRQLTPRATRQGILLEVKIEENLPVIQADENRVKQVMINLIDNSLKFTSSSGRILITAHTVPGKVVITVEDTGSGIAEADLENVRRKFYKGDQQASGSGLGLSISEQIITLHHGELRISSTLGKGTIVQFDLPI
- a CDS encoding response regulator transcription factor; this encodes MNTVERNQVLIVEDDDNIRRFIAINLTNSGFVVSEAACGEAALQSFEANRPDVIVLDIMLPDLNGFEICRKLREQDPGVIIIFLTARGQDLDKINGLEMGADDYIVKPFNPLELVARIKAILRRTETALKPQKTILQAGPIRLDLNSNKMFKHDDIIELTPKEFQLMKTFLEHPDTALSRNELMNLVWGEDFIGDPKTVDVHVRKLREKIEEDASNPHWIETVWGLGYRFRKDG
- a CDS encoding Gfo/Idh/MocA family protein, encoding MSKVFRVGIIGCGGIANGKHLPSLSKQSKVEIVAFCDIIKERADEAAEKYGTSEAAVYTDYTELLKDHSIDIIHVLTPNDAHAEISIAALEAGKHVMCEKPMAKTAADAKRMVEAAKRTGKKLTIGYDNRYREDSLYLKKACESGELGHIYFAKAHAIRRRAVPTWGVFLDEEKQGGGPLIDIGTHALDLTLWMMDNYKPKVVLGTKYHELSQKEEAANAWGPWDPKKFTVEDSAFGMVVMENGATIMLEASWALNSLDVHEAKCSLSGTEAGADMKDGLRINGEKFSKLYTNKIELGAGGVAYYEGKAESAPDIELRKWIEAIEQDKDPVVTPEQAYVVSQILEAIYESAQTGKAVYLD
- a CDS encoding helix-turn-helix domain-containing protein, which encodes MSNFPYEMMFEKHDMLERLDISIQWGHYEITVLRFHLTSFPPGRVIDFHNHSEFEFHFIPRGKGEVTLGDLKYPLSEGMFYLTGPGVMHRQEADPDDSMEELCLHVDIKEKIREEVDPWEVAEAETCVQKLKQLPLVPAQDYHSAMKCFLEAYEACEGKLTGYYTSIKHLVISILLKAVRAYDAGGIRTEAPVRDMSTYRYQYAIQYMEANYSGAVTLENVAEKLNISSRQLQRVFKQVNADQSFSRALEDIRLKAVCRKLEESNCPIEQIAQTEGFTNATYLHIVFRKRLGMTPATYRNTKQTN
- a CDS encoding Gfo/Idh/MocA family protein; this translates as MTIRIGKISYWHVHAWDYTKQAQEHEDTVLAAVWDEDAERGKKAAESLNVPFFESLDELLAQEDIDAVIVDAPTNVHRDVIVAAAKAGKHIFTEKVIAPTHKEVEEIISAVEENEVKLTVSLPRLNDGYALTIQEVLSQELLGEITYVRVRLSHNGATANWLPDHFYSLEQCGGGALIDLGCHPMYLTKLFLGQEVTGVSANFGYVTGKEVEDNAVVTLFTKSGAIGVVEAGFVNSHSPFTIEVHGTEGTLLYGTPEDKLLLRSNKSADKEEGWKEVALHANRESAFHQWVNHIQKDTFATENVQIAVELTRLMEAANRSAKEARMIRLADLDA
- a CDS encoding GNAT family N-acetyltransferase; the encoded protein is MNETKHLTISTLTEGDYVSTCRVFEESISDAFYKEGLGHLLEDIQSETDHKKQKALSSLEQANSDIYFFIAKINEKVVGTISYGPCGETIQICTEHQLDHLGELGSLYVLPSYQGQGIGSALIKKMTIFLNEQGIEQFCLDSGYKRAQIKWKRKFGEPYKVVKDYWGPNSDHMVWLCNVRSD
- a CDS encoding LysE family translocator, encoding MNIISFFLYCIVVTCSPGPANIVILSSVQHSGAKKTMRYVYGATMAFGLLLILSTLMNRVLVEVIPNILIIMQVVGSIYMLYLAYKIFKMGAMEDQPNPNANFRSGLLMQLVNPKVLLFTLTVIPSYVMPFYTSSLTLFMFVIIITVIGFFAFTTWVVFGAIFRAFLQNHQKVLNTLMALFLVYSAIMISGIL
- a CDS encoding AraC family transcriptional regulator, with protein sequence MEKFNYKKSADILTLSASMSDFTYKKHCHEEYAIGVTLRGIQQYNLDGSLQSSHKNGVMLFNPEQTHDGNSYDKAGIDYVMLYIKPTLIQEILGKKELRFASPILYDDKLVQCILALSHAIQNGKEESLCSELLLNLVHQVSNTELVTEHRINNKFVKKAKEMMYCSLEHVLKLDDLCKEFGLSKYQFIREFKTHTGISPYQFFLNCKVEHAKQSIEKTKDIYAAVVDCGFVDLTHLNRHFKSVFGITAHEYRLQLH
- the nagA gene encoding N-acetylglucosamine-6-phosphate deacetylase; amino-acid sequence: MSYILQNVQVALQNRIVPAANVWISEGKIIKIDTEDLSIPEGQYERIDGGGHLLVPGMIDVHIHGANGFDMMDGTEKSIQEVSSACASSGCTSFLATSVSSTLEDLLEMIRSVKRVIGHEVGAKIAGIHLEGPYLNPKRKGMQNEKYLRHPNLEEMNLIFEEAGSLIKMVTIAPELPGGMELISFLKEKGVVIAIAHSDATYEEAKQAFASGASHVTHCFNGMRPIHHRDPGVIVAAFEEKHVSLQAIVDNVHLHPAIIRLMHTLKGPEGMVLITDALQAMGLGDGDYMFGGHHVTVSEGVARLKDGTLASSTVTMNEALRYTVETGIPLIDAVKMASTTPANILGLQQKGTITSGFDADLVLLDDEFKVCWTMVNGQIS